The following coding sequences are from one Panicum hallii strain FIL2 chromosome 5, PHallii_v3.1, whole genome shotgun sequence window:
- the LOC112892558 gene encoding uncharacterized protein LOC112892558, whose product MGLDISKMLTSSRALFYGIIPGNAATPLGSVVLPVTFEMKDNYRTEYIKFEVADFDSSYHAILGRPALAKFMAMPHYVYLLLKMLGKIGVLIIHDDLKKSYDCDQEAIEYATTSHVPEPSAEVLMAMQKLTDSKMEISNQRPSQSRVELLGNTR is encoded by the coding sequence atgggcctggacatcTCAAAGATGCTCACCTCTAGCCGAGCTCTTTTCTACGGCATCATTCCAggtaacgcggctacaccactcgggtcagtggtcctgccagtcacctttgaGATGAAAgataactaccgcaccgagtacatcaaatTCGAGGTGGCGGACTTCGACTCGTCATatcatgccatccttggcagaccggcactagccAAGTTCATGGCCATGCCCCACTATGTCTACCTACTACTTAAAATGCTAGGCAAGATAGGCGTACTCATAATCCACgatgacctgaagaagtcgtacgactgcgaccAGGAAGCGATCGAGTACGCCACGACATCACACGTGCCAGAGCCGTCTGCTGAAGTACTCATGGCCATGCAGAAGCTGACCGACTCaaagatggagatctccaaccagcggcctagccagtcgagg